The genome window ATTTGAAGACAACTCTGCAGATCAATCCTCAGCATGAGCCATCTTACTACCTTCTAGCTATGGTGTATGCAATGTGGGGTGATTGGGAGAAAGCAAAAGAAGCTAGTCGACTTTCTGTTGAGCTATCACCATATAATCCTCATTATCGTATGAACTTTGCTCTTATGAATTTCTATCTGAGCAATTATGAAAAAGCAAAAGAAGAAGCTACAAAATGTATTGAGCAAAAGGCGAATTATTCTGAAGCCAAAATTCTCTCCATTCAAGTGGATCGATTGCTATCGAACAGGGAATCTGCTTTGAAGTTTGCAGAGAAACTTTTTCGAGAAGAACCGAACCAGAGAGATATTAGATTTTTATTGGCGGAACTTGTTTTTGAAACCAGGCAAGACTACCAGAGAGTGATTGAATTATTAAATAAAGAAAGGATCATGCCGATTACTTCAAGACGTGCATTGGCAATTTCTTACAGAAAATTATTGCAATATCCTCAAGCTGAATCGCATTTTCGTTTAATTATGTCATCAGGACTATCTAATTCTGAGGATTTTAGAAGGTATCTTGCGGTTTTGGTTGAGCAGGAAAAATGGACACAAGCTGATGAGTTGACCAAACAATCGGCAGCATCCCAGAAAGAGCGAGCAGATGAAGTTCGAGATGCCTATGAACTCGCAATCAAAGCCAGGTTTGTTCGAGATAAGTTGTATTATTACTTCCCTATATTGCCATAAAATAAACTATTCATGTTTCTATGAATTGAATGCGAATTTAAATTAGATCTATCGACAGAATAATGATCCTGCCGATAGAGATAGCATTTGCGATTACTCTTTTAGAGCGTTGATGATTTCTTGTGTAACTTTCTTGCCATCACCGAATAGCATCAAAGCGTTTTCTGCAATGAACAATGGGTTAGGCACTCCCGCAAATCCAGGAGATAGTGACCTTTTGATCACGATCACAGTCTTTGCTTTGTCAACATCTAGAATTGGCATTCCGGCTATCGGACTTTTTGGATCGGTTTTGGCTAGAGGGTTAACAACATCATTTGCGCCATTTACAATCACAACATCAACGTTATTGAAAGTTGGATTGATCTCGTCCATTTCCTTTAATTTATCGTACGGAATGTCCGCTTCAGCAAGAAGTACGTTCATATGTCCTGGCATACGACCAGCAACTGGATGGATTGCAAATTCTACCTCAATTCCTCGGGCAGTAAGAACATTATAAAGATCTCGAACCGTATGTTGAGCTTGAGAAACTGCCATTCCATATCCTGGAACGATCACAACTTTTCTTGCAATATCTAGAATCATAGCTACTTCTTCAGCAGAGGTAGATTTTACTTTTCCAGAATAGAAGTCACCATCGTCTTTTGTAGTCTCGGCAATTGCACCAAATCCACCAAACAATACATTGGTTAGAGAGCGATTCATTGCTTTACACATAATCTGCGTTAGGATAATCCCGGAAGCGCCAACTAACGAACCAGCAATGATCAGAACATTATTATCTAAAACGAATCCGTTCATAGATGCGGCAATTCCTGAGTAGGAGTTAAGCAATGAAATAACAACCGGCATATCTGCTCCACCAATTGGCACTACGAGCAAAATACCGAGAAGAGTTCCGATCCCTGCAACAATCCAATATAAATTTGGATCAAAAGGTTCATAGACGAAGAATCCGCCAATTGCAAGAGCACCTAGAAATACGATAGATTTGACAACTTGATCTCCTGGATAACGAACAGCTTGTTCGGTCACTAGACCCTGCAATTT of Leptospira sp. GIMC2001 contains these proteins:
- a CDS encoding NAD(P)(+) transhydrogenase (Re/Si-specific) subunit beta — translated: MENFVNLAYLIASVLFIVGLKNLSHPRTAVRGNALGALGMLIAIVVTLFDKSILSYEIIAGGIVVGSIIGIILAARIQMTAMPQLVAILNGFGGIASVLVAGAAFIELNERGLSIEPHFSVSTILSAIIGAVTFSGSLIAFGKLQGLVTEQAVRYPGDQVVKSIVFLGALAIGGFFVYEPFDPNLYWIVAGIGTLLGILLVVPIGGADMPVVISLLNSYSGIAASMNGFVLDNNVLIIAGSLVGASGIILTQIMCKAMNRSLTNVLFGGFGAIAETTKDDGDFYSGKVKSTSAEEVAMILDIARKVVIVPGYGMAVSQAQHTVRDLYNVLTARGIEVEFAIHPVAGRMPGHMNVLLAEADIPYDKLKEMDEINPTFNNVDVVIVNGANDVVNPLAKTDPKSPIAGMPILDVDKAKTVIVIKRSLSPGFAGVPNPLFIAENALMLFGDGKKVTQEIINALKE
- a CDS encoding tetratricopeptide repeat protein; this translates as MDRQGDEKIKDWVMIRVFYLVTIQLFLIIFFPTIITGQDLTRDANSNFRILNNLDSAKRIEVQKLGRDVINFLRWKKLPIAEQKFRELEAVDKTTDEYFYLRAAIAFSKKNLNWAEEDLKTTLQINPQHEPSYYLLAMVYAMWGDWEKAKEASRLSVELSPYNPHYRMNFALMNFYLSNYEKAKEEATKCIEQKANYSEAKILSIQVDRLLSNRESALKFAEKLFREEPNQRDIRFLLAELVFETRQDYQRVIELLNKERIMPITSRRALAISYRKLLQYPQAESHFRLIMSSGLSNSEDFRRYLAVLVEQEKWTQADELTKQSAASQKERADEVRDAYELAIKARFVRDKLYYYFPILP